Proteins from a genomic interval of Quercus lobata isolate SW786 chromosome 11, ValleyOak3.0 Primary Assembly, whole genome shotgun sequence:
- the LOC115967896 gene encoding TMV resistance protein N-like isoform X1 translates to MALVDIETDSSSFPSSSSAAARRKYDVFLSFRGEDTRYKFMGHLYEALIQKGIFTFKDDENLERGKPISPDLFKAIEESRFAVVLLSENYASSTWCLDELAKIICCKNETGMTVLPVFHYVEPSDVRKQMGTFALAFAKHEEKENKERVEKWRDALTQVGSLRGWHLKDYWSEIENIKDIVGWISLHLKYDALPYIAKDLVGINSRMEELEARLALGSNDVRFIGIWGMGGMGKTTLARVVYYMVSIKFEACSFIEDVREKSERDGLVGLQQKLISDILKEKDLKISDKYDGVINIKNRLCCKRILLVLDDVDKLDQLKFLVGEHDWFGPGSRIIITTRDEHVLKTHEVNEIYEVDGLNGEHALQLFSSKAFKGKHVQDDYLELSNHFLKYARGLPLALEVLGSFLIGKSIAEWKSALERLKQFPERIIFQVLKISFDGLHDTEKEIFLHIACFFNHRRKDSVVEVLDSLGLYAVIGLKELINKSLLKIDSANDLWMHDLLEEMGKNIVFQECPNDCGRRSRLWNNEDIENVLKKNQGTEAVQAMSMGSIFLEEQGGTWNPDAFLKMYNLRFLEVYQTVYVPTHLPGDLRILDWVGYPSKSLPSSFQSDKLVRLCLQESHIEKLWIGIKNFDKLKFIDLSFSLNLIISPELTGVPNLEILNLHNCQSLRELHPSVAFLKKLVVLDLARCTNLSCLPRNFEMDSLITLDLYYCSMLKKIPESVGNMECLQSLNLNCTPIMELPSSVGSLIGLTSLDLNGCKNLVCLPSTICSLNSLECLDLHGCSNIDNLPENLGNLKGLKFLHLSGTAIEGLPSSIERLTSLTSLTLKDCKNLVCLSSTICSLNSLECLHLCGCSNIDNLPENLGNLEGLKFLDLSGTSIKELPSSFKRLTSLTSLTLLNCKKLVCLPNIFCGFELYGSLNLSTCSGFKNFPENLWMIEDLKNLDLSGTAIEGLPSSIECLTSLTSLTLKNCKNLVCLPSTICSLNSLEYIDLCGCSNIDNLPENLGNLEGLKFLDLSGTSIKELPSSIERLTSLTSLTLLNCKKLVCLPNTTCGFKLYGALNLSTCSGFKNLPENLWMIEDLEKLNLSGTAIEGLPSSIERLTSLTILTLRYCTNLVHLLSTICSLKLLNSLDLYGCLKFVNFPKNIGNMKGLEVLNLCWTAIKEVPSSIVLLKNLKHLHIRGWTLSEFYSQPASSLESMGPLWTSLFSLPTSPDTERILLPSFLYYSLPTSSNSVGLLLPSLSGLRSLTYLRISDCDLWSIPNDIGCLFSLEILNLSGNNFVSLPESMSQLYNLQRLYLEGCKRLQSLENVPSTINFVIANDCISLERLPELQFYPFRSDHSHLNFQCLNCFKLVDYIQSGGNMFKVSLSLSLSLSLSLSLSVPKIMPCIFQGLTHVIIPGSEIPKWFSLEC, encoded by the exons ATGGCTTTAGTGGACATTGAAACGGACTCGTCATCCTTCCCAAGTTCTTCTTCTGCTGCTGCCCGACGGAAGTATGATGTCTTTCTCAGTTTCAGAGGCGAGGACACCCGCTACAAGTTTATGGGTCATCTATACGAAGCTTTGATCCAGAAAGGCATTTTCACCTTTAAGGACGATGAAAACCTCGAGAGAGGAAAACCCATTTCACCAGACCTGTTCAAAGCAATAGAAGAGTCGAGATTTGCTGTAGTCCTTCTCTCAGAAAACTATGCATCGTCAACTTGGTGCTTAGATGAACTTGCAAAGATCATTTGCTGCAAAAATGAGACGGGAATGACAGTTCTGCCTGTTTTTCACTACGTGGAGCCATCTGATGTGCGGAAACAAATGGGAACTTTTGCACTAGCATTTGCTaaacatgaagaaaaggagaacAAAGAGAGGGTGGAGAAATGGAGAGATGCTTTGACACAAGTGGGAAGCCTTCGCGGATGGCATTTAAAGGATTATTG GTCTGAGATAGAAAACATCAAAGACATTGTGGGATGGATATCGCTTCACTTGAAATATGATGCATTACCATACATTGCCAAGGACCTAGTAGGAATAAACTCTCGAATGGAGGAATTGGAGGCGCGTTTAGCTTTAGGGTCAAACGATGTTCGCTTTATAGGGATTTGGGGGATGGGGGGAATGGGCAAGACAACTCTTGCTAGAGTTGTTTATTATATGGTTTCGATTAAATTTGAAGCTTGTAGTTTTATTGAGGATGTTAGGGAAAAATCTGAAAGAGATGGTTTAGTTGGACTACAACAGAAACTTATTTCTgatattttgaaggaaaaagatttgaaaattaGCGATAAGTATGATGGAGTTATCAATATCAAGAATAGGTTATGTTGTAAAAGGATTCTTCTTGTCCTTGATGATGTAGATAAATTGGACCAATTGAAATTCCTAGTTGGGGAGCATGATTGGTTTGGTCCGGGCAGTAGAATTatcataacaacaagggatgaGCATGTGTTGAAAACACATGAAGTAAATGAAATATATGAAGTTGATGGATTGAATGGTGAACATGCTCTTCAACTATTTTCATCAAAAGCCTTTAAAGGCAAACATGTCCAAGATGATTATTTAGAGCTGTCTAaccattttttgaaatatgctAGAGGCCTTCCATTAGCTCTTGAGGTTTTAGGTTCATTTTTGATTGGAAAAAGTATTGCTGAATGGAAAAGTGCATTAGAGAGGCTCAAACAATTTCCTGAGAGAATCATTTTCCAAGTacttaaaataagttttgatggaCTCCATGACACAGAGAAGGAAATATTCCTACATATTGCATGCTTCTTTAACCATAGGAGGAAAGATAGTGTAGTAGAAGTATTGGATAGTCTTGGCCTTTACGCTGTTATTGGATTGAAGGAACTCATTAATAAATCTCTCTTGAAAATTGATAGTGCAAATGATTTGTGGATGCATGATTTACTTGAAGAAATGGGTAAGAACATAGTTTTTCAAGAGTGCCCTAATGATTGTGGGAGGCGTAGTAGACTGTGGAATAATGAGGATATTGAAAACGTGCTGAAAAAAAATCAG GGAACAGAAGCAGTTCAAGCTATGAGTATGGGTAGTATATTTCTTGAAGAGCAAGGGGGAACTTGGAACCCTGATGCCTTTTTGAAGATGTACAATCTTAGATTTCTTGAAGTTTACCAAACTGTCTATGTCCCTACACATCTTCCTGGTGATTTAAGAATTCTTGATTGGGTTGGATATCCTTCAAAATCTTTGCCATCAAGTTTCCAGTCAGACAAGCTTGTTCGACTTTGTTTGCAAGAGAGCCATATAGAAAAACTTTGGATAGGAATAAAG AATTTTGATAAGTTGAAGTTTATCGACTTGTCCTTCTCCTTGAACTTGATTATATCCCCAGAATTGACCGGAGTCCCAAATCTTGAGATATTAAATCTTCACAATTGTCAAAGTTTACGTGAGCTTCACCCATCCGTTGCATTTCTTAAAAAGCTTGTTGTTCTTGATCTAGCTCGTTGCACAAATCTAAGTTGTCTTccaagaaattttgaaatggattCCCTCATTACtcttgatctttattattgctCAATGCTCAAGAAAATTCCAGAATCTGTGGGAAACATGGAATGCTTACAAAGTCTTAATTTGAATTGCACTCCTATTATGGAACTACCTTCATCAGTTGGAAGCTTGATTGGTCTGACTTCGTTGGATTTAAATGGTTGCAAAAATCTTGTGTGTCTTCCTAGCACCATTTGTAGTTTGAATTCACTTGAATGTCTTGATCTTCATGGGTGCTCAAATATTGACAACTTGCCAGAGAACTTAGGGAATCTCAAAGGTTTGAAATTTCTTCATTTGAGTGGAACAGCTATAGAAGGGTTGCCATCTTCAATTGAACGTTTGACTAGCCTTACTTCATTGACTCTCAAAGATTGTAAGAATCTTGTGTGTCTTTCTAGCACCATTTGTAGTTTGAATTCACTTGAATGTCTTCATCTTTGTGGGTGCTCAAATATTGACAACTTGCCGGAGAACTTAGGGAATCTCGAAGGtttaaaatttcttgatttgAGTGGAACATCTATAAAAGAGCTGCCTTCATCATTTAAACGCTTGACGAGTCTGACTTCATTGACTCTTCTTAATTGCAAAAAACTTGTGTGTCTTCCTAACATCTTTTGTGGTTTTGAGTTATATGGTTCCCTAAATCTTTCAACATGCTCAGGATTTAAAAACTTTCCAGAGAACCTATGGATGATTGAAGATCTAAAGAATCTTGATTTGAGTGGAACAGCTATAGAAGGGTTGCCTTCTTCAATTGAATGTTTGACTAGCCTTACTTCATTGACTCTCAAAAATTGTAAGAATCTTGTGTGTCTTCCTAGTACCATTTGTAGTTTGAATTCACTTGAATATATTGATCTTTGTGGGTGCTCAAATATTGACAACTTGCCGGAGAACTTAGGGAATCTCGAAGGtttaaaatttcttgatttgAGTGGAACATCTATAAAAGAGCTGCCTTCATCAATTGAACGCTTGACGAGTCTGACTTCATTGACTCTTCTTAATTGCAAAAAACTTGTTTGTCTTCCTAACACCACTTGTGGTTTTAAGTTATATGGTGCTCTAAATCTTTCAACGTGCTCAGGATTTAAAAACTTGCCAGAGAACCTATGGATGATTGAAGATCTAGAGAAGCTTAATTTGAGTGGAACAGCTATAGAAGGGTTGCCTTCTTCAATTGAACGTTTGACTAGCCTTACTATATTGACTTTAAGATATTGCACAAATCTTGTGCACCTTCTTAGCACCATTTGTAGTTTGAAGTTGCTTAATTCCCTTGATCTTTATGGATGTTTAAAATTTGTCAACTTTCCAAAGAACATAGGAAATATGAAAGGTTTGGAGGTGCTTAATTTGTGTTGGACAGCCATAAAAGAGGTCCCTTCTTCCATTGTTCTCcttaaaaatctcaaacacCTACATATTCGTGGATGGACATTATCTGAATTTTATTCTCAGCCAGCAAGTAGTCTTGAGTCGATGGGCCCATTATGGACTTCATTATTTTCCCTGCCAACAAGTCCTGATACAGAAAGAATATTATTGccttcatttttatattattccCTACCAACAAGCTCCAATTCAGTGGGCTTATTATTGCCTTCCTTATCAGGTCTGCGTTCTTTAACATATTTGCGTATTAGTGACTGCGATCTTTGGTCAATACCCAATGACATTGGCTGCTTGTTCTCTTTAGAAATCTTAAATCTAAgtggaaataattttgtttccCTTCCTGAAAGCATGTCCCAACTCTATAATCTTCAAAGACTCTATTTGGAGGGTTGCAAGAGACTTCAATCTTTGGAAAATGTTCCATCAACTATTAATTTTGTAATTGCAAACGATTGTATCTCACTGGAGAGATTGCCTGAACTGCAATTTTATCCTTTTAGGTCAGATCACTCTCATTTGAATTTCCAATGTCTCAACTGCTTCAAATTGGTTGACTATATTCAAAGCGGTGGTAACATGTTtaaggtctctctctctctctctctctctctctctctctctctctctctctctgttcctAAAATTATGCCTTGTATATTTCAGGGACTAACACATGTTATTATTCCTGGAAGTGAAATTCCGAAATGGTTTAGCCTTGAATGTTAA
- the LOC115967896 gene encoding TMV resistance protein N-like isoform X2 has protein sequence MALVDIETDSSSFPSSSSAAARRKYDVFLSFRGEDTRYKFMGHLYEALIQKGIFTFKDDENLERGKPISPDLFKAIEESRFAVVLLSENYASSTWCLDELAKIICCKNETGMTVLPVFHYVEPSDVRKQMGTFALAFAKHEEKENKERVEKWRDALTQVGSLRGWHLKDYWSEIENIKDIVGWISLHLKYDALPYIAKDLVGINSRMEELEARLALGSNDVRFIGIWGMGGMGKTTLARVVYYMVSIKFEACSFIEDVREKSERDGLVGLQQKLISDILKEKDLKISDKYDGVINIKNRLCCKRILLVLDDVDKLDQLKFLVGEHDWFGPGSRIIITTRDEHVLKTHEVNEIYEVDGLNGEHALQLFSSKAFKGKHVQDDYLELSNHFLKYARGLPLALEVLGSFLIGKSIAEWKSALERLKQFPERIIFQVLKISFDGLHDTEKEIFLHIACFFNHRRKDSVVEVLDSLGLYAVIGLKELINKSLLKIDSANDLWMHDLLEEMGKNIVFQECPNDCGRRSRLWNNEDIENVLKKNQGTEAVQAMSMGSIFLEEQGGTWNPDAFLKMYNLRFLEVYQTVYVPTHLPGDLRILDWVGYPSKSLPSSFQSDKLVRLCLQESHIEKLWIGIKNFDKLKFIDLSFSLNLIISPELTGVPNLEILNLHNCQSLRELHPSVAFLKKLVVLDLARCTNLSCLPRNFEMDSLITLDLYYCSMLKKIPESVGNMECLQSLNLNCTPIMELPSSVGSLIGLTSLDLNGCKNLVCLPSTICSLNSLECLDLHGCSNIDNLPENLGNLKGLKFLHLSGTAIEGLPSSIERLTSLTSLTLKDCKNLVCLSSTICSLNSLECLHLCGCSNIDNLPENLGNLEGLKFLDLSGTSIKELPSSFKRLTSLTSLTLLNCKKLVCLPNIFCGFELYGSLNLSTCSGFKNFPENLWMIEDLKNLDLSGTAIEGLPSSIECLTSLTSLTLKNCKNLVCLPSTICSLNSLEYIDLCGCSNIDNLPENLGNLEGLKFLDLSGTSIKELPSSIERLTSLTSLTLLNCKKLVCLPNTTCGFKLYGALNLSTCSGFKNLPENLWMIEDLEKLNLSGTAIEGLPSSIERLTSLTILTLRYCTNLVHLLSTICSLKLLNSLDLYGCLKFVNFPKNIGNMKGLEVLNLCWTAIKEVPSSIVLLKNLKHLHIRGWTLSEFYSQPASSLESMGPLWTSLFSLPTSPDTERILLPSFLYYSLPTSSNSVGLLLPSLSGLRSLTYLRISDCDLWSIPNDIGCLFSLEILNLSGNNFVSLPESMSQLYNLQRLYLEGCKRLQSLENVPSTINFVIANDCISLERLPELQFYPFRSDHSHLNFQCLNCFKLVDYIQSGGNMFKVSLSLSVPKIMPCIFQGLTHVIIPGSEIPKWFSLEC, from the exons ATGGCTTTAGTGGACATTGAAACGGACTCGTCATCCTTCCCAAGTTCTTCTTCTGCTGCTGCCCGACGGAAGTATGATGTCTTTCTCAGTTTCAGAGGCGAGGACACCCGCTACAAGTTTATGGGTCATCTATACGAAGCTTTGATCCAGAAAGGCATTTTCACCTTTAAGGACGATGAAAACCTCGAGAGAGGAAAACCCATTTCACCAGACCTGTTCAAAGCAATAGAAGAGTCGAGATTTGCTGTAGTCCTTCTCTCAGAAAACTATGCATCGTCAACTTGGTGCTTAGATGAACTTGCAAAGATCATTTGCTGCAAAAATGAGACGGGAATGACAGTTCTGCCTGTTTTTCACTACGTGGAGCCATCTGATGTGCGGAAACAAATGGGAACTTTTGCACTAGCATTTGCTaaacatgaagaaaaggagaacAAAGAGAGGGTGGAGAAATGGAGAGATGCTTTGACACAAGTGGGAAGCCTTCGCGGATGGCATTTAAAGGATTATTG GTCTGAGATAGAAAACATCAAAGACATTGTGGGATGGATATCGCTTCACTTGAAATATGATGCATTACCATACATTGCCAAGGACCTAGTAGGAATAAACTCTCGAATGGAGGAATTGGAGGCGCGTTTAGCTTTAGGGTCAAACGATGTTCGCTTTATAGGGATTTGGGGGATGGGGGGAATGGGCAAGACAACTCTTGCTAGAGTTGTTTATTATATGGTTTCGATTAAATTTGAAGCTTGTAGTTTTATTGAGGATGTTAGGGAAAAATCTGAAAGAGATGGTTTAGTTGGACTACAACAGAAACTTATTTCTgatattttgaaggaaaaagatttgaaaattaGCGATAAGTATGATGGAGTTATCAATATCAAGAATAGGTTATGTTGTAAAAGGATTCTTCTTGTCCTTGATGATGTAGATAAATTGGACCAATTGAAATTCCTAGTTGGGGAGCATGATTGGTTTGGTCCGGGCAGTAGAATTatcataacaacaagggatgaGCATGTGTTGAAAACACATGAAGTAAATGAAATATATGAAGTTGATGGATTGAATGGTGAACATGCTCTTCAACTATTTTCATCAAAAGCCTTTAAAGGCAAACATGTCCAAGATGATTATTTAGAGCTGTCTAaccattttttgaaatatgctAGAGGCCTTCCATTAGCTCTTGAGGTTTTAGGTTCATTTTTGATTGGAAAAAGTATTGCTGAATGGAAAAGTGCATTAGAGAGGCTCAAACAATTTCCTGAGAGAATCATTTTCCAAGTacttaaaataagttttgatggaCTCCATGACACAGAGAAGGAAATATTCCTACATATTGCATGCTTCTTTAACCATAGGAGGAAAGATAGTGTAGTAGAAGTATTGGATAGTCTTGGCCTTTACGCTGTTATTGGATTGAAGGAACTCATTAATAAATCTCTCTTGAAAATTGATAGTGCAAATGATTTGTGGATGCATGATTTACTTGAAGAAATGGGTAAGAACATAGTTTTTCAAGAGTGCCCTAATGATTGTGGGAGGCGTAGTAGACTGTGGAATAATGAGGATATTGAAAACGTGCTGAAAAAAAATCAG GGAACAGAAGCAGTTCAAGCTATGAGTATGGGTAGTATATTTCTTGAAGAGCAAGGGGGAACTTGGAACCCTGATGCCTTTTTGAAGATGTACAATCTTAGATTTCTTGAAGTTTACCAAACTGTCTATGTCCCTACACATCTTCCTGGTGATTTAAGAATTCTTGATTGGGTTGGATATCCTTCAAAATCTTTGCCATCAAGTTTCCAGTCAGACAAGCTTGTTCGACTTTGTTTGCAAGAGAGCCATATAGAAAAACTTTGGATAGGAATAAAG AATTTTGATAAGTTGAAGTTTATCGACTTGTCCTTCTCCTTGAACTTGATTATATCCCCAGAATTGACCGGAGTCCCAAATCTTGAGATATTAAATCTTCACAATTGTCAAAGTTTACGTGAGCTTCACCCATCCGTTGCATTTCTTAAAAAGCTTGTTGTTCTTGATCTAGCTCGTTGCACAAATCTAAGTTGTCTTccaagaaattttgaaatggattCCCTCATTACtcttgatctttattattgctCAATGCTCAAGAAAATTCCAGAATCTGTGGGAAACATGGAATGCTTACAAAGTCTTAATTTGAATTGCACTCCTATTATGGAACTACCTTCATCAGTTGGAAGCTTGATTGGTCTGACTTCGTTGGATTTAAATGGTTGCAAAAATCTTGTGTGTCTTCCTAGCACCATTTGTAGTTTGAATTCACTTGAATGTCTTGATCTTCATGGGTGCTCAAATATTGACAACTTGCCAGAGAACTTAGGGAATCTCAAAGGTTTGAAATTTCTTCATTTGAGTGGAACAGCTATAGAAGGGTTGCCATCTTCAATTGAACGTTTGACTAGCCTTACTTCATTGACTCTCAAAGATTGTAAGAATCTTGTGTGTCTTTCTAGCACCATTTGTAGTTTGAATTCACTTGAATGTCTTCATCTTTGTGGGTGCTCAAATATTGACAACTTGCCGGAGAACTTAGGGAATCTCGAAGGtttaaaatttcttgatttgAGTGGAACATCTATAAAAGAGCTGCCTTCATCATTTAAACGCTTGACGAGTCTGACTTCATTGACTCTTCTTAATTGCAAAAAACTTGTGTGTCTTCCTAACATCTTTTGTGGTTTTGAGTTATATGGTTCCCTAAATCTTTCAACATGCTCAGGATTTAAAAACTTTCCAGAGAACCTATGGATGATTGAAGATCTAAAGAATCTTGATTTGAGTGGAACAGCTATAGAAGGGTTGCCTTCTTCAATTGAATGTTTGACTAGCCTTACTTCATTGACTCTCAAAAATTGTAAGAATCTTGTGTGTCTTCCTAGTACCATTTGTAGTTTGAATTCACTTGAATATATTGATCTTTGTGGGTGCTCAAATATTGACAACTTGCCGGAGAACTTAGGGAATCTCGAAGGtttaaaatttcttgatttgAGTGGAACATCTATAAAAGAGCTGCCTTCATCAATTGAACGCTTGACGAGTCTGACTTCATTGACTCTTCTTAATTGCAAAAAACTTGTTTGTCTTCCTAACACCACTTGTGGTTTTAAGTTATATGGTGCTCTAAATCTTTCAACGTGCTCAGGATTTAAAAACTTGCCAGAGAACCTATGGATGATTGAAGATCTAGAGAAGCTTAATTTGAGTGGAACAGCTATAGAAGGGTTGCCTTCTTCAATTGAACGTTTGACTAGCCTTACTATATTGACTTTAAGATATTGCACAAATCTTGTGCACCTTCTTAGCACCATTTGTAGTTTGAAGTTGCTTAATTCCCTTGATCTTTATGGATGTTTAAAATTTGTCAACTTTCCAAAGAACATAGGAAATATGAAAGGTTTGGAGGTGCTTAATTTGTGTTGGACAGCCATAAAAGAGGTCCCTTCTTCCATTGTTCTCcttaaaaatctcaaacacCTACATATTCGTGGATGGACATTATCTGAATTTTATTCTCAGCCAGCAAGTAGTCTTGAGTCGATGGGCCCATTATGGACTTCATTATTTTCCCTGCCAACAAGTCCTGATACAGAAAGAATATTATTGccttcatttttatattattccCTACCAACAAGCTCCAATTCAGTGGGCTTATTATTGCCTTCCTTATCAGGTCTGCGTTCTTTAACATATTTGCGTATTAGTGACTGCGATCTTTGGTCAATACCCAATGACATTGGCTGCTTGTTCTCTTTAGAAATCTTAAATCTAAgtggaaataattttgtttccCTTCCTGAAAGCATGTCCCAACTCTATAATCTTCAAAGACTCTATTTGGAGGGTTGCAAGAGACTTCAATCTTTGGAAAATGTTCCATCAACTATTAATTTTGTAATTGCAAACGATTGTATCTCACTGGAGAGATTGCCTGAACTGCAATTTTATCCTTTTAGGTCAGATCACTCTCATTTGAATTTCCAATGTCTCAACTGCTTCAAATTGGTTGACTATATTCAAAGCGGTGGTAACATGTTtaagg tctctctctctctctctgttcctAAAATTATGCCTTGTATATTTCAGGGACTAACACATGTTATTATTCCTGGAAGTGAAATTCCGAAATGGTTTAGCCTTGAATGTTAA